CAGATTCCTTGGTTGACTGAACAAAGGAATGCGCCGCAACTACCTGCAACACATAGAATACTGATCAAAACCACAATGTTTTAGCAGTAATCAAGTAGATGTCATGTAGACATTGATCAATCAAAGATCACAAAAATTCAACAAAGAGCTCACAAGAAAATCATTTCTATGGATTCTTTATGCAAATGTAACCTCACTTTCACCCATACAAAAGAATTTGTGCACTGATTTCCATAgcaataaaaaaacaaataaataggaGAAGTAAAGGCATATACAGTCCTCAGAAAAAGAATCACATCAAGTGTACTAGATTAGAACCTTTAAGGCCTCTTCATCTTGCTTCCCACATTTGCAGAGCAACTTCAGCCGTGATGCGTGCATCCTATAGAATGGATCTACAGCTGATGGATTTAAGGCAATAGCCTTGGTGTAATAAGAGAACACGATATCATGAGAGTACCCAAGTTTCTCACAGAGTTTCCCCACATAAAATGGATGAGACCAATCTTCcctgaaatttttttaatagataAGTAGCATAACCAGATTATGGAAAGAAAGCATTTGAGATATCAGGATTCAAGAGGAGAAAGTTACTTGTGTTTCAAGGCTTTCTTGAATTGACCCAGAGCATTCTCGCAAAATATCTTCCATTCCGCACCTTTTAGCGGTATAATCGATCTTTGATCATAGAATGGTACAACATTCTGAAGTCCATCATAGTATACTAGTGCCAATAACTCGTGTATCTCCCCCTGATACCAACAAAACAGTAGCAAACAATGAATAAGAGTTGCACAACATTGAAATTATAGGCATCAGCTCAAAAATCAacacaatccataatccaacACCACAACATCGATGCAGAGAATATTCTAGCAGAAAAATAGCCAGCCAGCACGAGGTGCATGGAGTTCTTATCATCACAATATAAAAATAACCAGTGTTAAAAAGGGAATGAAACCTGTTGACTTGTTGTCTTTGCCAAAGCCAAAGTCATCAATAAACACCTTCTGCTCCTTCTTCGACTTGCCTCAACTCTCTGAGGTAAATTAGAATTTCTCCTCCAACCCAGAACATTTATTTGCTTACTGCCATCATTAAGCAGCAAGTCCACCTCCTGCATGATAAAGTACCATAAACATTAGGCAGTATCAAGATTGGATCACTTAAACTCCCTCCTTTTGCATTTTATGTTGTCTGAGGAAAAAAGAATGTCATAAACTTTACCTCATCATATAAATTGGCAAGCTTCTGCCAACTTTCAAAACGCATGGGATTATACAGTAAATCATATTTGAATAGATTTGCATTCTGCTCTACAAATTCTTCTCCTTCATTAGTTAGAACAAAACCAGCCCATTTATCAGTCGCGCTCATTTCCTCGGACTGTGCGAGAAGATAATACAAGTTGCAATAAACTTCCACGTAAGGGTCAGAACTGAAAAGAAAACGTTTATCATATAGTGAAGTTAGCTCCAAGTGATAGTCATGTATAAAAAATTTAACCGAATCAACAACCTCAGTATATATTAATACCTTTCTACTGATGATGTGTTCTGTAGTTTACCAAATGAATTCTCTGAAAACATAACTTTCATAGAGGAATCTAGAAAGCCGTTTGATTCAGCCTCCTCTAACAGCTTATCTTCACATAATTCAGGATCGTCTAAGAACTTATCAATTGCATTTGCAGCTAAAACATCATCGGGTGGTTGGGAAAAATGTTTGCGTATGGCTCTAAGAACCCTTCGAAGTTTAACCAGCCCAGTCCTCTGAAAGTCAAACACATCTTAGTACACCAAAGTAAATTCAGTGGCTCAGTTCTAGAAGCATTATCCCATATATTTTAATCATAGCACAACAAAAAGGATACTAAGCCATATTGATGGAGGGAggtcttgaaagcagaaaaacAGAAAGCAAGAAACAGACGAGTCGAAAAACTCACAGATGAAGCTTTTGCATATGGAAGTATATATTGGAAAACATCAGCACATTGTTCCTTGGTCTGATAATCTCCCTGGCTTGTGTTTTTATGGGTTACCAAATCCTCTTCACAAGATGAATCTGATCTCAGATTCAAACCATACAAACAGTAAAAGCATTGATCCAAAGCATTATCAATGCCAAGCTCAAGTTCCTCTCTTTCATCCTCAGCTAGTTCATCACTGCACTCAATAATATGGTTGTTCTCTATTTCTCGCTCACTGTGTGTGCCATCAGACCCATAACCAACATTAGTGTTGCTTTTACCTGGATTCTCTTTATCTAAGGAAGATGGAATGCTTTCTGAACTTAACCTCTCAACAGATACGTTTTCTAAAGTGTTAGCTGCATCCCTGTCCTTTTTGTCCAGTTCATTATCAAGAACATGGGATTGTTGTGATACATTTGGAGATCCTGGGATAGGACTATCATGGGATAGCTTCTCTGACTCTGTAAACTGATCTTTGCTGGAAGTGTGCAGATCGAACTTTGTTTCTTGCCCTTTATTAGGAGAGTGAATATTAGATTTAAGCTTCATATCTAAGGTTAATAGATGCTTAATTGCAAGTTTCAAGAACGTTCCTTCTTCAGCTTCATCAGTCCCTCGAGCACAGCAGATACCAAACTCCGCAAGTATATCATGAATCGCCACGACCAACTCAGTCTGATACCAAAAAATGAAAGAAGATTAGAATGTAAACTGGAGAGGGAAAACAGATGAGCAATGATGGACCAATTAAACAAAGCAATCACAGGTAGAAGCTAGGCACATGCTCACTTGAGACTTGATTGAAGCATTAAAGTTCAAGTGCTGAAGTTTACAAAAGGCAATAGCAGCATCCACAAAGTAGCATCGTTCAGTGAGCTCAATTGAATCTGGGACACCTATCCCAGAGGACTTCTTAGAGAAGTATAAATTAGCAATATTGCACATGAGagttagcaataaacactggatATCACCAATAATTTCCATGGGAACTTTATTCTGCAAGACATTGACAAACAAGTCAGGAAATATAGATATAGCATGTCAATCCAGTAAAATTTCTCTAAGTTGGGTATAAAAAGTGATCTATGATTGCCTCTTTCTATCCAGAACTGAACAATCTCAAGCATTTTCTCAAgcattttcaaattattgctctAAACAATGGGACATGTTATGTAATATAAATACTTATCGAAAATTCATAGACAAAGAACATGACGAAATTAGCTCATGTGATCAGTAAATAAATAAGAATGATCTAAGCCCAAACAAAAACTTCTAAAGTGATATAAACATAAAACATGTGAATAAGGCAATAATATAGATGTCATGCATATAAaacctacaaatgttcaagcAAATGCCTCTAAAAAGAGGGgctaagaaaaaaaaatgatctGTTATTGATAAGCATGTCATTCCCCCATATTTCTAAACAACCCACAGTAAACTGGAAGAATCCAAGGGATTACAAGATGATAAGGGCTGCTTGGAACAAAATAACTAAAGCACCCTGAAAGATCATAAGGAACCTCTAATGTTCAACCATAGACAAGATAATAAAAAATCAGAAATACAAACAAGATTGAACCAAAAAGGGAGATCAAACAAGTTGATTGTCATATTAGCTAAGAATCAATAAGTTCGTGCTTTCAGATAGAAAAGTACCATCCTAACTCACGAATCATGATTATCTTGTTGCTGTTTGTTGTTAAATCCATTGCCAAACCCTATTCAAGGGTTTCCGTAGTACTCAACAAAAACCTAAATACAATAACAAATTTGAGGAACAATGACTTACAATAAAGTCAATGGGATTGACGGTGTTCTTGATTTTTGATGCAGATTGAGATATAGCCTTCACCTCTTCAGCAACTGAATGGTTCCACTGCTGCCATAAGCTTTCATTTGATTGACTTTCAGAAAAAGAAAATGCATGGTTATCAGTAGAACTGCCTTCCAGACCAGCTCTAGCTAAAAGTATTTGGAGTTTCCTTCTATGACAACCCAAAAAAACATCAACGTACATCTGTTCTACTAATTCACACGATTTGATTAAAACATCTAATGCAGATAGCTCGATTGAAATAAACCCACTACCTTCATGACCCGAGGCGCATAACACATCAAAATGAACATCATTAACTGATAATAGAAGAGGGGCAAGAAGATCAACACATTCTGCATGCATGTTTTTCTCAAGCATATCACTTACAGACTTCTTTAGCAAGTAATTAACCTCAATCAAATTGATTTCATGAAGAACCCTATCAATAGACAGCTTTTTATTGGCTTTGCAGTGCGGCAAGCAAATAGAAACAGGAGGGCAGTTCATTTTATCCTTGTCCATGAAAAGGGACGATACAACAGATAATTCCCTTTGAGCTTTTACCTCGTCACCTTCCAACTGAGACAAGTGTGCACTTAACCAGAAAAAACGTATCCAGAAGCAATGGTTATAATTTGACAAAGAATTGTTGTCCATCACAGTATTATGGTTTTTTTCAGAAACATCTGTCATGTTGCAATTTTCTTTCTCATACATTCCAGTAATATGGAAAGGAAATTCCATGGCTACAGATTCTATAATTTTGCAAAGATGGTAGGATGCCTCGGACATCAAACTGCTCCTTTTTGATGTTTCAGAAGACAGTAGCCCAATGTCATAATAAAGCTCAGAAAGGAAAAGACTACACTCGGGAGTTCTTTCCTGTCCCCAGAGTCTTGTCAACTTCTCCAAGTCCAATATTTTTACAATAGTATCCTGATACAAAATGCCTCTATTTGCAATTTTCTCTAAAAGCAAGTGACTCACGTGGTAAGCACCACAGTTATTGTACGTACTCTGAACAAATGCAATGACATCAGCAGATTCTGAATCTAACAAATTGGAAGCTTCTTCAGAACAATCCAAAGAAACCTTAGAATTCTGCTCGCAGTTTATAGTACTAACTCTGCTGACTAAATAAGGTACTAGATATTGCTTCACAACTTTAGCAAGATCCTTATGTGTGGAAAATTCTAATTCTTCTTTCCCTGGTTTACGAGTTCTAAGTCTTTCAAGGCGACTGCTTCTTCTCTCTTGAGGTTGTTCTTCGAGTACAGTTCCTTCCTTATCATTAATAGAGCTATGATCAACAACAGGCATGCCTGTACCACCTGGCTTGCACGCGAATCCTTTCATCTCAATAAAACTTGCCACTTTTGCCGATGAGGAAGACAACTGTATGCTCACTCTAACATCCCCAGATTTCTGCCTCTCAATTGTTGGTTCAGAGCTGGGTATCGACAACGGTAGTAGGATCTCCAGTAGCTCACAAGCAAGTGCTATCCAGGAGGCTTctgagagttgaacttcaatttTTTGCTTCAGCTTTTTAGACGCCGTGGTATTGTCCAATTCCCCATCTGATGCTTTTCTCTTCTCTGGAAATTTCAGTCGTGCATGTTTCGGTTGTAATTTATCGACACCTCTCGGGGTAAATGGTATTGGTTCAGACTCCTCGATGGTTTTTTTAACATGCAAAGCACGAGAATGAGATGGCCAATGTTCTAATATTAGTTTTGAAACAGAAAGACAGGCCACTTCATCACCAATGGAAATAAGAACTTCCAAGAGTTTCTCCATGCAATTCCCTGCAGTTAGTCAATAAACCGTACATTAACTGGTAGAGACATGGCTTATGTCAACAATATATCCTGGGGAGAAATGTGGCTGTtagataaattaaaaattacgaAAATATCTAGTACAAGATAAAAGGGAATATGGTTGGCATAAAGTAGCGTTTAAATGAAAATGTGAAAAGTGAAAGGTGGAGTAAGACAAAAATAAGCTTACAGTTATTAGGGCTGCAAACAAGTCCTTGTTCAAAAGCCCACCGAGAGATGCTTAAAGACCCCATCGAGCATGACAGAGTACCTAACTGGTTCCAAAGAACAGAATCCTTGCCATCAATATCGACAGCTTGCAGATAGCACCGCAAAGCACTCTCATAATAGGTAGGGCCCTGTTGAACAAAGACCATGCCAAGGTTTTTAAGTGCCAAAAATCTGCAGACAACCAAGAAGTTGagtcataaaaatgtttacaaatcGCTTCAAACGGATCATAACTATTCTATTGCAAATTTTCGGAAGCCAAGTTCTGGTAACTTGCaatcaaacaaaaataaatCGTCATTGATATACTAAAAAAACCCTCAACCGATACCAAATTGTGATATGCTCAATTATAGCTTAATTGATCACTAGATGTTTAAATAACAGAGAGATCATAAAGTATAGTAAGAAAGCAGTAACATTCAACTACCAAGACCATTTCAACATGGTTATAGTTAATTTGCATGTAGATAAAagcattataaaataaattgaaggatTCTTTGTTGAATATGCTATGACTGCGTAAAGCCAAGGTAGCCAAAGGGATAGAGCCATCACCATTTCAACTATGGACAAACTTGGTATAAAAATGATAGTGGGATCAAGCAATTTGTCCATCTTACAGGATAGACGAAAACAAAACATAGGCATTCCTGCCTAGCAAACAAACCAAGAAATGAACGCCTCCATATAGATGTACCGAACATaaccatacatatatatatatacatatatatatatatttatttgtgaaTGTTTATTACCTGAGCTGTGACAGATGACCACCACTAGCACTATTTTCCACctgaaataaacaaaaaatatatatacagaaTAACGTAAAGCGaaaaaaatcaaaagaagaaatAGACATGAAAGAAGAAAAGatatcaaaagaaaaaaaaagctgAAGATTAGAGCTTGCACAACCTGAGCATTTGATGTCAATGGATCTTGTAGGACCGACTCCAAAAGTTCCCGGGCCTTTTCATAATCTTTAGCTTGTAATCTCAACAGTCCATCGTGATATAATTGTGATAAACGAAACTCCTGGAAAACAAAGTTCAATTATAGAAAAGAGGGAAGTTTACCACCAAAACCTACTGGATAAGACAAAATAGCTAGAATACTTCGGAGCAGATACTGCAGAAAAATGATCCCAGTCACTCAAGATTCAACCTCTTGATGGATTGCTAAAATCCTTGTTTGAGCTCAGGTATCTCATTTTACAAAAACATTGAAAATCATTTGTTCTCGGTTGATAAGTGCTGGATAAGCTAGCAACATAAAAATAACAGAGAAAATATTATCAAGCTGCTTGAGATCGACTCTGGCTTGGCTCAGGAAAGAACTGTTAAGATAAATTCCTCAAATGAACAAACCAAGCTTCGTGATTACTTTATGCTACAATGAAATTAAATCCAAGGTAGAACGCTTCTTTTCAATATCCTTAGCAACAATGCGAGAGGTGGTATCAGCCAAGCAAAGGATAACTTAAAACCAGTTCCATCCATAGTTGAAATTTAGTATGTCTCAGACGGTAATATAACAGAAAATTACAATAGGGGTGACGAAATGCATACATAATGGGGAACTGGGTACTTGTCAAACAGTTAAGTTAACCCAAAACATCGACGCCACAAAATTTTTGGCCCGAATAGCTGCCACGACAAACTACTTGATAATGAAATCCCATCAGCTTTCCAAACATGAAAACACTAAACCAAGTCAAACAAAACTACATAATTGCAAGCATGAACGAAAATTGGGATCACGAGCACAAAATTCTTGCCTGCGCTTCTTTTGTCGGAGCTAATGGTTGCCACAGGTTTCTGGAGTCTGTATCATTGATAGCTGCGATTGAAAACTGCAACCAACAAAAATTAAGAACGGCGGCAAACTATTCTCAATAAATCGGTTGAAATTAAGGCTTCTCCTACACTAAAGTTAACGCTTACCATCATTCGGGGTATTGAGATTTTAGGCGGGGCCTTGAGAAGTTAAAGTGGTGTGCTTGAATTCCAGTTTTCTCTATTCATCCCTCTCTCTCACTTTCAGCAAGACTGCGTTACCCCTACCCCCTCTCCCCTTATCGATGCCCGCATTGTACTTTAATaatcaataaattttaattgataatctttttattaaacaaaagaaaaataaatataattaataccaCCTTTAATTCGTTAGACTTAAAAATAATCAagataatgaaaataaataattttactcgtcattattttaataaaaaaaatttaagttaatGAAAAGTGAAATTAAATAAGAGATTGATTATGACaacattattaaaaaaaaactcatagAATATCGTAATATGTATATCAATTTGAGACCATACCATATCATACCATACACGTCGTATTATGAAATTGATTATATCATGCCCAGCTTTAGTATTTATGCATCTtgtttttctcattttctgAGGAAGAAAATTGCTCGATCAATCAATCAAAATTGAATGATTGTTTGACTTcgaaaaagatttatcttttaaaaAAGATATATAAAAAAAGAATTTTTAGATAAAATATTAATTGTTGGTTATGAAACCTTTTGaagttctttaaaaaaattaatttgattttattatGAATAGATAGATATCTTGTATATGTTACGGTTATAgtttaaatgaaataaaatgaTGGTGTGAATAATATCATCGTAAAACCaaagaatttttaaaaaaaaatagaaaaatttacGTTTGTTTAGAAATAAAGTCGACTGCTGTATCTCTCAAAAGAAATAGGCAATAGCTtgtgtatataatatatatttgtttttaatttaatataaagaaaatatttaattttttaatgaatATGGCGTaataaataagatattcgttaAGAAGCTACGGACAAAGATGGAAAAATTTGAAAAGCAAAACCAACCACGTGGGGAATATGACCGttgcataaattttaaaaaaaaaaaaaaaaaaaaaaaaacttcttTCAATCCCTTAaatttcaaatcaaaatcaGCACTGCAACACCGTTCGCCTTCCCCGAATTCTCTCCggctctctctctctcacatTCTGAGCGTGTGAGTTCGCGTGGTTTCGGAAATGGCGATTGCCGAGTCTCAACAAGAACACAAGGTAATAGAGCCAATGACATTCCTTTTCAGGAATTTGCCTTTTCTTTTCCCTTCTCTTCAAATTTTGTGATAAATTTGGGATTCTTTCTACTTTTTGCCCTTTTATGTTTGAGAAAATTTTGGCTAGGGATGTAGGACGTCTCCGTCTTTTTCATTGACATTTTTGTGGAATAAGGATTAATTTGACAGGAAATAATAGAGGGTGAGGATTAGCCGTTTTTAGTTGGTTATGAGCTCTTCTTTCTGGCTCCAGTTCATCTTTTTTTAAGATTGTGAATTCGCAATTCCATGATGCCACGTGATTTTTATGAGAAAAAGAGATTTGGCTGGGGATCTGACATGAAGATTTATCATAAAGTATTTGTGTACCATATGTGAAAACTGATTATCTATGCTGGGTAGATCTATGTGAGATAAATCACGGCGTTTGAGGATTATAGCTTAAATTTCATTAGGAAATTCTTTGTTGTAAGTTTGAATTCTGTATAACTTTTGTTTGACGTTAAGTGCAATTGTGGTGATTAATTTCTTTCATATTAGATTTTCTGTACTGGAACTAAGGAGAGTTCCTCTAGGCTGAGGAGTCTCTAGAGTCTACGTTATAAATTTGTTTCCTATTATGATCATATACCTGTCACCTATATGAGAATTTGGTTGTACgagtggcattcctatatctgCACGCTCTTTGAGGTATGCTTGAGTATATGTTTATGCTCTCCATTTTGCTGTAGGCTTCGTCAGAGAGCACAACAGCAGAGGAAAAAAGGTGGACTATCAATGATTTCGACATAGGAAAGCCTCTTGGTAGAGGAAAGTTTGGGCATGTATATCTCGCTAGGGAAAAGAGGGTGAGTCTACTCAAATCAGGGAGCTTCTCTTCCATTGAACACCCATGGATGACTTCCATTAGTTATCTTgaacatttaatgttaaaatatGTTACCTTTTCTTCATTTGGAGCTGTACTAGACATTAAATATGGTCGCGCATAAACATTTGATTTGTTTCATTTTGATGGGAATGGTATTTGTCAAGTAAAAAAAGGGGGAATGTTGGTGAATAAGTTTGGAGTATTTCTTGTGCAAATGAACTAAACAACCCCtttcctcttgaaagcagagcAATCACATAGTTGCACTGAAGGTGCTATTTAAGAGCCAGCTGAAACAGTCTCAGGTTGAGCACCAGCTTCGCCGTGAAGTTGAAATACAGAGCCATCTTCGACATCCAAACATATTACGACTCTATGGTTACTTTTATGACCAGGCATGACAGCTTTTCTTTATTTTTGCACATGaaataaaatctgttcaagactTGACGGTCATCAATCATCCACAGAAACGAGTTTATTTGATTTTGGAATATGCTGCCAAGGGAGAACTCTACAAAGAGCTGCAGAAGTGCAAATATTTCAGTGAAAGACGTGCTGCTACGGCGAGTCCTCTCTCTATCAGTGCTGCAGTCTTTTTCTATTTCTTTCCCATGCCATATAGTATATACCTTAGTTGAGTGAGGGGGGTAGTTTCCTCAGAATATGTTCAGTTATTGCTTGGAAATTATAATTTCTTTTGCCTTCTCATTTCAAACAACTTGAATTTTGAGTACCTATCTTGATTTTCAAACATGCCCATGGTAGGAATGATTTTAGTTTCCTTGGTGCAAATTTTAGCTAATGATCTGACGAGATGTAATGGTTTTCATATGTTTATTGGACGCATTGAGCAGTATGTTGCTTCATTAGCTCGTGCACTAATATACTGTCATGGGAAACATGTGATTCATCGAGACATTAAACCAGAGAATCTTTTGGTTGGAGCACAGGTAATTTTTggtttttgtttattttcttcTCTAATTTTTCAGAAAGAGTGCTGCTgcattctctctctctctctctctttggTGTTCTTTGTCAGGGTGAGCTCAAAATTGCAGATTTTGGTTGGTCCGTGCACACATTCAATCGCAGGCAAACTATGTGTGGAACTTTGGATTATCTTCCACCGGAGATGGGTATACGCTTTTTCTAGTAGGAATGTGTTGTCAGCGCATGATTATTGAGGATTGGTGGGAAAATTTTCAAACTGCTTTGTTGCACATTTAAGTTATTGAGTTGATGGACACACCCAATGTTAAGCGAACGTGTCAACAAATTGTTTTCTTCGACAATATATGAATTTCCAGTTTGTTAATATTTAACATTATTTTTTCTACAGTGGAGACCGTGGAGCATGATGCAAGTGTGGACATTTGGAGTCTTGGTGTCCTTTGCTACGAATTTTTATATGGGATGCCCCCTTTCGAAGAGAAAAAACATTCAGACACGTATAAAAGGTAAATGATTTCCGATTCTCACATTGCTGAAGA
The Primulina eburnea isolate SZY01 chromosome 5, ASM2296580v1, whole genome shotgun sequence genome window above contains:
- the LOC140831963 gene encoding serine/threonine-protein kinase Aurora-2, which translates into the protein MAIAESQQEHKASSESTTAEEKRWTINDFDIGKPLGRGKFGHVYLAREKRSNHIVALKVLFKSQLKQSQVEHQLRREVEIQSHLRHPNILRLYGYFYDQKRVYLILEYAAKGELYKELQKCKYFSERRAATYVASLARALIYCHGKHVIHRDIKPENLLVGAQGELKIADFGWSVHTFNRRQTMCGTLDYLPPEMVETVEHDASVDIWSLGVLCYEFLYGMPPFEEKKHSDTYKRIIQVEFKFPPKPIVSSLAKDLISQMLVKDSSQRLPLHKLLEHPWIVQNADPSGVYRS